In one window of Cytophagaceae bacterium ABcell3 DNA:
- a CDS encoding LUD domain-containing protein — protein MSQSREIILKKVKDALADRSKNSGSVPRRNKEVFSKTGEKDLSVLFAENFIKNMGEFVFTESDDEFLSSFKALQFKKNLRHTYVFEPELARLFESRGIDIHTEEHGFMESVEASVTTCEALVARTGSIFLSSANKSGRRLSVYPPAHIVVARTSQIVYDISDGISYLKNKYKGGLPSMLSLTTGPSRTADIEKTLVLGAHGPKELIVFLIDDTATY, from the coding sequence ATGAGCCAGTCCAGAGAAATAATACTTAAAAAAGTTAAAGATGCCCTTGCAGACCGGAGTAAAAACTCCGGTTCTGTACCAAGGCGCAATAAAGAAGTATTTTCCAAAACAGGAGAAAAAGACCTTTCGGTATTATTTGCCGAAAACTTTATCAAAAATATGGGGGAATTTGTCTTTACCGAAAGTGATGACGAATTCCTTTCTTCTTTCAAAGCACTTCAGTTTAAGAAAAACCTTCGGCACACTTATGTTTTTGAACCTGAACTTGCACGGTTATTCGAATCCAGAGGTATTGACATTCACACCGAAGAGCATGGATTTATGGAATCTGTTGAAGCAAGTGTTACCACATGTGAAGCTTTGGTAGCACGCACAGGTAGCATATTCCTTTCTTCTGCCAATAAATCAGGACGACGGTTGAGTGTATACCCGCCAGCTCATATCGTGGTTGCCAGGACATCGCAAATAGTTTATGATATCAGCGATGGCATTTCCTACTTGAAAAACAAATATAAAGGAGGGCTACCTTCTATGCTTTCATTAACTACTGGGCCTAGCAGAACGGCTGACATTGAAAAAACTTTAGTGCTGGGAGCCCACGGCCCTAAAGAGTTGATTGTTTTTTTGATTGATGATACCGCCACATATTAA
- a CDS encoding UDP-2,3-diacylglucosamine diphosphatase produces MIPPHIKLKEGQKVYFASDFHLGIPDKETSSKREKKIVQWLCSIENDAAAIFLVGDIFDFWFEYRHTIPKGFIRLQGKLADLSDKGIPLYMFTGNHDMWMFDYFEKELDIPIIRKPVQTTINEKKFFIGHGDGLGPGDYFYKFLKQIFANKFFQRLFAFVHPGIGIGIAHAWSKKSRDKHYKADEEFLGDKEWLFQFCKKTEKKEHHDFYIFGHRHLSLNMEVSHNSRYINLGEWLNNSNYAVFDGEDIKIERF; encoded by the coding sequence ATGATACCGCCACATATTAAACTTAAAGAAGGGCAAAAAGTATATTTTGCCTCTGACTTTCATTTAGGAATTCCTGATAAAGAAACCAGCAGTAAGCGCGAAAAAAAAATCGTACAATGGCTGTGCTCTATAGAAAATGATGCTGCAGCCATTTTTCTTGTTGGCGACATATTTGACTTCTGGTTTGAGTACCGCCACACCATTCCCAAAGGATTTATCCGATTACAAGGAAAACTTGCCGATTTGTCTGACAAAGGCATTCCTCTATACATGTTCACAGGAAACCACGATATGTGGATGTTTGACTATTTCGAAAAAGAGCTTGACATCCCTATCATCAGAAAACCTGTGCAAACGACCATTAACGAGAAAAAATTCTTCATAGGTCACGGAGACGGTTTAGGACCAGGAGACTACTTTTATAAGTTTTTAAAGCAAATTTTTGCCAATAAATTTTTTCAAAGGCTTTTTGCTTTTGTACATCCCGGCATTGGTATAGGCATTGCGCATGCTTGGTCTAAGAAAAGCAGAGACAAACACTATAAAGCAGATGAAGAATTTTTAGGAGACAAAGAGTGGCTTTTCCAATTCTGCAAAAAAACTGAAAAAAAAGAACATCACGACTTTTATATATTTGGTCACCGCCATTTATCGTTAAATATGGAGGTAAGCCATAACAGCCGTTATATCAACCTTGGTGAATGGCTCAACAATTCCAATTATGCAGTTTTTGACGGAGAAGATATTAAGATCGAGCGCTTTTAG
- a CDS encoding YihY/virulence factor BrkB family protein, with amino-acid sequence MQLLSFKQWIKIFKETAEEFQNDNTFHYAAALSYYTIFSLPPIIIIVITVSGAILGEEAVKGELFASLDNLLGPESAQQIKEMTDKAAGLHSTRIAQIVGGLTLMITSTGVFVSLQSALNIIWKVKSKPKNNLLKMAKDRILSFSMILTIGFLLLVSFLIHAIIIGFSAILDKMLGHATFVILQIIDLVLPLFITTVLFGLIFKVLPDVQIRWKEVWAGALFTAVLFTLGEFLISIYMSHANVLSAYGAAGTVLLILTWVFYSSNILFFGAEFTKVYARTIGQEIKPAPYALRLETKIVDNTHTVETQKNVTNI; translated from the coding sequence ATGCAGCTTTTAAGTTTCAAGCAGTGGATAAAGATCTTTAAAGAAACGGCAGAAGAGTTTCAAAATGACAATACCTTTCATTACGCTGCCGCATTATCTTATTACACTATTTTCTCCTTACCACCCATAATTATCATCGTAATAACTGTATCTGGAGCTATCTTGGGAGAAGAAGCAGTTAAAGGAGAGTTATTTGCCAGCTTAGACAATCTTTTAGGTCCGGAGAGTGCCCAGCAGATCAAAGAAATGACAGATAAAGCTGCAGGTCTCCATAGCACAAGAATAGCCCAGATTGTAGGCGGTTTAACATTGATGATCACTTCTACAGGGGTGTTTGTGTCCTTGCAAAGCGCTTTGAATATAATATGGAAAGTTAAAAGCAAGCCCAAAAACAACCTTCTAAAAATGGCCAAAGACCGCATTTTATCTTTCTCCATGATCCTTACCATAGGTTTCCTGCTTTTGGTCTCCTTTTTGATCCATGCCATAATTATAGGTTTCTCTGCCATTCTGGACAAAATGCTTGGACATGCCACATTTGTAATACTACAGATTATCGACCTAGTTCTCCCATTGTTTATTACTACTGTACTTTTCGGACTGATATTTAAGGTGCTTCCAGACGTTCAAATTCGCTGGAAAGAGGTATGGGCAGGAGCGCTTTTTACTGCTGTTTTATTTACCCTAGGAGAATTTCTCATTAGCATTTACATGAGCCATGCCAATGTTTTATCTGCATATGGTGCCGCTGGAACAGTGCTATTAATATTGACCTGGGTCTTTTACTCGTCCAATATCTTGTTTTTTGGCGCAGAGTTTACCAAAGTTTATGCACGCACTATAGGGCAGGAAATTAAACCTGCACCTTATGCACTACGCTTAGAAACAAAAATAGTAGACAACACTCATACCGTTGAAACACAGAAAAATGTGACCAACATATAA
- a CDS encoding helix-hairpin-helix domain-containing protein has protein sequence MKKKVVYWLKITLGFTTREANAFIALLLIIAALASVSHILPYFSNPDYLSYKEDKQILDSLLQTLEKPEAQDHKRNNSYPLTSFDPNEIEEEDWLQMGIEPAIAQRIEKYKQKGGVFKEKEDLLKIYNFSHKEFERISDYISIDLKESKTNKHNQSKQVLTDQLQATSFDINLSDTTQLKKIPGIGPVLSSRIIKYRRALGGFHSLEQLYEVYHLDSAIVPKLMERAFVAPNFEPAKININTATYKTLVSHPYISPKQASLIVAYRKQHKLYKEPKDLLQVKPLDKDWLQKVAPYIKVEK, from the coding sequence ATGAAAAAGAAGGTAGTTTATTGGCTTAAGATTACACTTGGGTTTACCACAAGAGAAGCAAATGCCTTCATAGCGCTTTTATTGATCATTGCAGCCCTTGCCTCCGTTTCGCATATTCTGCCATATTTTTCAAATCCAGACTATCTTTCTTATAAAGAGGACAAACAAATACTTGATAGCCTCCTGCAAACTTTAGAAAAACCTGAAGCACAAGACCATAAAAGAAACAACAGCTATCCGTTAACCTCCTTCGACCCCAATGAAATTGAGGAAGAAGACTGGCTGCAAATGGGAATAGAGCCTGCTATAGCACAAAGGATAGAAAAATATAAACAGAAAGGTGGCGTATTTAAGGAAAAAGAAGACCTGCTCAAGATTTACAACTTTTCACACAAGGAATTTGAACGGATAAGCGATTATATATCAATAGACCTTAAAGAATCGAAAACCAATAAGCACAACCAGTCAAAGCAAGTTTTAACAGATCAATTACAAGCTACAAGTTTTGACATCAATTTATCGGATACTACTCAATTAAAGAAAATACCTGGTATAGGCCCTGTATTATCATCAAGAATCATAAAATATAGAAGGGCACTAGGCGGGTTTCACTCATTAGAACAGCTTTATGAGGTTTATCACCTCGACAGTGCTATTGTCCCAAAACTTATGGAAAGAGCTTTTGTAGCACCCAATTTCGAACCTGCTAAAATCAACATCAATACGGCAACTTATAAAACACTTGTCTCACACCCTTATATCTCACCGAAACAGGCATCTTTAATTGTAGCATACAGAAAACAGCATAAACTATATAAAGAACCCAAAGACCTGTTACAGGTAAAACCATTGGACAAGGATTGGCTGCAAAAAGTTGCTCCTTATATTAAAGTTGAAAAGTAA
- a CDS encoding T9SS type A sorting domain-containing protein: protein MKKTYLILTLTFLAVFANSVYAQKLKKGKHDRKEHEIQTKSGHSVQQKTAIVESRNAPDAEYELPQSSMDSVWVDDQWELSSRTFYEYDESRRITTQTIQILVDDEWLNEEQVLYTYNDQGETEEIIWQDWEDDDWENRERYLFLRNEQGDLSEESLFDWDGNDWTYTSSRQHSYTYQNGLRMSEEVVSFDLGAGEFQLVESYEFDYDNQDRVITELAFGQHNDDWEPSARTLFHYANNEDEAPELIEEEYYDFEEDSWISAARFRDISFVTWTNDPGEYELESFYYDAWNAEEEEYEQVYRGTRTEQEHGSFTYIEEVWLDGEWENDFRYSEHYDQHGHYRGFVEEEWNGDWNIVASSLISYYFDEAGELLHIITRFWDPDEEDYVNDEKIGFREGVVASIRTQTKTLDLTAYPNPGTGIYTLKTEEKATAISIADMKGHQVNALVSQEDEGYTIDIQNLPDGIYLVTFMTEDHSQVLRLIKQ, encoded by the coding sequence ATGAAAAAGACTTACCTTATCTTAACACTGACATTTTTAGCAGTATTCGCAAATTCAGTTTATGCCCAGAAGTTAAAAAAAGGGAAACACGACAGAAAAGAGCATGAAATCCAAACCAAGTCCGGTCATTCTGTACAACAAAAAACAGCCATAGTGGAGTCGAGAAATGCTCCTGACGCAGAGTATGAGCTTCCGCAATCCAGTATGGACTCTGTATGGGTGGATGACCAGTGGGAACTGTCCAGCAGAACTTTTTATGAATATGATGAAAGCAGAAGGATCACCACTCAAACCATTCAAATATTGGTAGATGATGAATGGTTAAATGAAGAACAAGTGCTGTACACATATAATGACCAAGGAGAAACAGAAGAGATTATCTGGCAGGACTGGGAGGATGACGACTGGGAAAATAGAGAGCGATATTTATTCTTAAGAAATGAGCAAGGAGACCTATCAGAGGAGAGCCTTTTTGACTGGGATGGCAACGACTGGACATACACATCTAGTAGGCAGCACAGCTACACTTACCAAAACGGTCTAAGAATGTCAGAAGAAGTTGTAAGTTTTGACCTTGGGGCAGGGGAATTTCAATTAGTAGAAAGTTATGAATTTGACTACGACAATCAAGATAGAGTTATAACCGAACTTGCTTTCGGACAACACAATGATGACTGGGAACCATCTGCAAGAACACTCTTCCATTATGCCAACAATGAAGACGAAGCACCCGAACTTATAGAAGAGGAATATTATGATTTTGAAGAAGATAGCTGGATAAGTGCCGCAAGGTTCAGAGACATTTCATTCGTTACCTGGACCAATGACCCAGGAGAATATGAGCTGGAGTCGTTCTATTATGACGCGTGGAACGCCGAAGAGGAGGAATATGAGCAAGTTTATAGAGGTACAAGAACAGAGCAAGAACATGGTAGTTTCACGTATATTGAAGAAGTTTGGCTAGACGGAGAATGGGAAAATGATTTTAGATACTCTGAACATTATGACCAGCATGGCCACTATCGTGGGTTTGTGGAAGAGGAATGGAACGGCGATTGGAATATTGTAGCATCAAGTTTAATCAGCTACTATTTTGATGAGGCAGGGGAGCTACTACATATCATTACAAGGTTCTGGGATCCTGATGAGGAAGATTATGTTAATGATGAAAAAATAGGATTTAGAGAAGGTGTAGTGGCGAGCATCAGGACTCAAACCAAAACATTAGACTTAACTGCTTACCCTAATCCAGGAACAGGGATCTATACATTAAAAACAGAGGAAAAAGCTACTGCCATTTCCATTGCAGACATGAAAGGCCATCAAGTGAATGCGCTAGTTTCACAAGAAGACGAAGGCTACACAATTGACATACAGAACCTTCCTGATGGTATATATCTAGTAACTTTTATGACAGAAGACCATTCACAGGTACTCAGACTAATTAAGCAATAA
- a CDS encoding ABC transporter ATP-binding protein, with the protein MKTFLRLISFGRPYRRYIPKYVILAVLGVIFGVVNFTLLIPLLSVLFETYSIPDELVKPDPEVSRSYLIDLFNYYMYVIIEAQGKSAALQYVCAVLFGFVFFANFFRYTAQRVINQMRTYTMYNMKKVLFERLVDNDLSYHHNQKKGDLLSILSNDMQEVEQSIVTSMQAFKEPLLFIGYFMVLFSISAELTLFSIIILPVSGVMIGTLARNLRKQSQQSQLFLGSVLNIADETLGGIKVIKGFNASGAVKNKFDGESSYIRSLITKIMHKRELASPLSEVLGVLIAIVVILYGSSMVFNGKFSAEAFIAYIAIFSQVLSPAKAITHSIAILQRGIAAGERVLKVIDSQPEIISNPGAIVPKEFKEKIEFKNVGFSYGEDPVLENINLTLEKGRKVALVGPSGGGKSTFADLIPRFYDVKEGDILVDGTSIKNIELTALRSFLGIVTQEPVLFNDTIFNNIAFGMKGVSKEAVVNAARIANAHDFIVETDNGYETTIGDRGVKLSGGQRQRISIARAVLKNPPILILDEATSALDTESEKLVQDALNKLMKNRTSIVIAHRLSTIVDADEIIVLEKGTIRERGTHQELLAAKGVYHKLYAKSALFEE; encoded by the coding sequence ATGAAGACCTTTCTCAGACTTATTTCTTTTGGACGACCTTATAGGAGATATATACCAAAATACGTTATTTTGGCCGTGTTGGGGGTGATATTTGGGGTTGTAAACTTTACGCTTCTTATACCGCTTCTAAGTGTGCTTTTTGAGACTTATTCTATTCCTGATGAGCTGGTAAAACCAGATCCTGAAGTATCGCGGTCTTACCTAATTGATCTCTTCAATTACTATATGTATGTAATTATAGAGGCTCAGGGCAAAAGTGCAGCTTTGCAGTATGTATGTGCAGTCCTCTTTGGTTTCGTTTTTTTTGCTAACTTTTTTAGGTATACCGCCCAGCGAGTCATCAATCAAATGCGTACCTATACCATGTACAACATGAAAAAGGTCTTGTTCGAAAGGTTGGTGGACAATGATTTGAGTTATCATCACAACCAAAAAAAAGGGGACCTGCTTTCAATTCTTTCTAATGATATGCAAGAGGTGGAGCAGTCTATAGTGACCTCTATGCAGGCGTTTAAAGAACCTTTGCTGTTTATTGGATACTTTATGGTCTTGTTTTCTATTTCGGCAGAATTAACGTTGTTTTCCATTATTATTTTGCCTGTTAGTGGGGTTATGATAGGCACCTTGGCGCGAAACCTGAGAAAACAGTCACAACAAAGCCAACTTTTCCTTGGCTCTGTTTTAAATATTGCAGATGAAACTTTAGGAGGTATCAAAGTCATTAAAGGGTTTAATGCTTCCGGGGCTGTAAAAAATAAGTTTGATGGAGAAAGCTCATATATCAGGAGTTTGATAACCAAGATTATGCACAAACGGGAACTGGCTTCTCCTTTGTCTGAGGTTTTAGGTGTGCTGATTGCCATTGTTGTTATTTTGTACGGAAGTAGTATGGTTTTTAATGGCAAGTTTAGCGCAGAAGCTTTTATAGCTTATATTGCTATTTTTTCTCAGGTACTTTCTCCTGCAAAAGCAATTACGCACAGTATCGCTATTTTACAAAGGGGGATTGCTGCCGGAGAAAGAGTGCTTAAAGTTATAGATTCTCAGCCGGAAATTATCAGTAATCCAGGTGCTATCGTTCCTAAAGAGTTTAAAGAAAAAATTGAGTTTAAAAATGTTGGGTTTTCATATGGTGAGGATCCTGTTTTAGAAAACATTAATTTGACGCTAGAGAAAGGACGAAAAGTGGCACTTGTGGGGCCATCTGGAGGGGGGAAATCTACTTTTGCAGATTTAATCCCTCGCTTTTATGACGTTAAAGAAGGTGATATTTTGGTTGATGGTACCTCTATTAAGAATATTGAGCTTACGGCATTAAGGAGTTTTTTGGGTATCGTGACTCAAGAACCTGTGCTTTTCAATGATACCATATTCAATAATATTGCCTTTGGAATGAAGGGGGTGTCAAAAGAGGCGGTAGTCAATGCTGCCCGAATAGCTAATGCCCACGACTTTATTGTTGAAACGGACAATGGGTATGAGACTACGATTGGGGACAGAGGCGTTAAACTGTCTGGTGGTCAACGGCAGCGTATAAGCATTGCCAGGGCTGTATTGAAAAACCCTCCAATATTAATCCTTGATGAAGCTACTTCTGCTTTAGATACTGAGTCGGAAAAACTGGTTCAGGATGCGCTTAATAAACTTATGAAGAACAGGACTTCTATAGTCATAGCCCACAGGTTAAGCACTATCGTAGATGCTGATGAAATTATTGTGCTTGAAAAAGGAACTATCCGTGAGCGGGGCACCCATCAGGAGTTGCTTGCTGCAAAAGGGGTATATCATAAACTTTATGCAAAAAGTGCTCTTTTTGAAGAGTAA
- a CDS encoding polysaccharide deacetylase family protein, translated as MLSIYVEEINPRIEYIFSFILKDLLKLQFELTDQESTFREHKGAKMSYSFTAPENSPLHFTATKLLFEDKINDQPIQIFNKGSENIIFPVNSGIFPFDPFAASFYLVTRYEEYLPHKKDKHKRYIPEQSIAYKGGFLEKPIVDIWASRIKETLLNLYPKLPFGEKQFSFCPTLDIDHAYAYRGKGLVRTAGALAIRLAKLKFRKFFNRLSVLLHLKQDPYDSYQKQADLHEKYKLKPIYFILIGDYGKFDPNSHHKNPIFQKLIKHLQGNYPIGLHPSYRSNSKRSRLTKERKRLESILNEKVHKSRQHFIKLTIPNTYRDLVKEGITEDYSMGYPSRSGFRASTSNPFYFFDLEKNKTTKLRVQPFVIMDTTLKIHLKIRAKDVGHHVRPLVNEVKAVNGHFSYIFHNESIGGKRQWKNWGGVYEKIIKICQEN; from the coding sequence ATGCTTTCAATATACGTAGAGGAAATAAACCCACGGATAGAGTACATTTTTAGCTTTATACTCAAAGACCTATTGAAGCTTCAGTTTGAGCTAACAGACCAAGAAAGCACTTTTCGAGAACACAAAGGTGCCAAAATGTCATATTCTTTTACTGCACCAGAAAATTCTCCGTTGCACTTTACTGCCACGAAACTACTCTTTGAAGACAAGATTAACGATCAACCCATTCAGATTTTCAATAAAGGTAGTGAAAACATAATATTTCCGGTAAATTCCGGCATATTTCCCTTTGACCCTTTTGCCGCCTCTTTTTACTTGGTAACCAGATATGAAGAATACCTCCCACATAAAAAGGATAAGCACAAAAGGTATATCCCGGAACAAAGTATTGCCTATAAAGGGGGCTTCTTGGAAAAACCGATTGTCGACATATGGGCCAGCAGGATAAAAGAAACACTGCTAAACCTTTACCCAAAATTACCTTTTGGAGAAAAACAGTTTTCCTTTTGCCCTACCCTAGATATAGATCACGCCTATGCATATCGTGGCAAAGGCTTGGTAAGAACAGCAGGCGCCTTGGCCATACGTCTGGCAAAACTAAAATTCCGAAAATTTTTCAACAGGCTTAGCGTGCTTTTGCACCTAAAGCAAGACCCATACGACTCTTACCAAAAGCAAGCGGACTTGCATGAAAAGTATAAGCTAAAACCTATATATTTTATATTGATAGGCGACTATGGGAAATTTGACCCTAACTCACATCACAAAAATCCTATCTTTCAAAAGTTAATAAAACATTTGCAAGGCAATTACCCCATAGGCTTACATCCCTCCTACCGTTCTAATTCTAAAAGATCCAGGTTAACAAAGGAGCGGAAAAGGTTAGAGTCCATTCTGAATGAAAAAGTCCATAAAAGCAGGCAACACTTTATCAAACTCACTATTCCCAATACCTACCGGGATTTAGTAAAAGAAGGAATTACAGAAGACTATTCAATGGGCTACCCTTCCCGGTCAGGGTTTAGGGCCTCTACTTCTAACCCTTTCTATTTCTTTGATTTGGAGAAAAACAAAACCACAAAGCTCAGGGTTCAACCTTTTGTAATCATGGACACCACATTAAAAATTCACTTAAAAATAAGGGCCAAAGACGTAGGTCATCATGTAAGACCATTAGTAAATGAAGTCAAAGCGGTAAATGGCCATTTTTCCTACATTTTCCATAATGAGTCCATAGGAGGTAAACGTCAATGGAAAAACTGGGGAGGGGTTTATGAAAAAATAATCAAGATTTGCCAGGAAAATTAA
- a CDS encoding GNAT family N-acetyltransferase, which yields MLRLLKNKEINIALYEKCLEESGNCSLYTTPAHLDIVSPNWKAIVWQEQEKYLMVMPIPEISKMGLKLIIQPFFTQQLGIFHIPGFPLPIKKVLSLLANKYPFVHYQFSSKNLPLIEENLEGFSLKKRTNYILDLNKPCEDLQKAYSSNHKRNIRKAEKNNIVISKSNDISTLIDIFKQNQGKKIKEVKAKNYVLVEKLFEHASSRGIGNIYLAKKEEEVIAGIMTIHSKSRIHYIFGTTSPAARESGAMQLIFNKLIQDYAGTPVFLDFEGSDIKGIARFFASFGALPEYYPAIYKERMPLWFSLLLKVKKWLYSLKATA from the coding sequence ATGCTACGCCTTCTAAAAAATAAAGAAATCAATATAGCCCTTTATGAAAAGTGCTTAGAAGAATCAGGCAACTGCTCTTTATATACTACACCTGCACACCTAGACATAGTTAGCCCTAACTGGAAGGCAATAGTCTGGCAAGAGCAAGAAAAATACCTAATGGTTATGCCTATACCTGAAATAAGCAAAATGGGGTTAAAGCTAATCATACAGCCATTTTTCACGCAACAGTTAGGCATTTTCCATATTCCAGGATTTCCCTTGCCCATAAAAAAAGTTCTAAGCCTCCTAGCCAATAAGTATCCATTTGTACATTATCAGTTTAGCAGCAAAAACCTTCCTTTGATAGAGGAAAACCTTGAAGGATTTTCATTAAAAAAAAGGACCAATTACATCCTCGACTTAAACAAACCATGCGAAGACCTTCAAAAAGCCTATAGTTCAAACCATAAACGGAACATACGAAAAGCTGAAAAAAACAACATTGTCATTAGCAAGAGCAATGATATTTCCACATTAATTGATATTTTTAAACAAAACCAAGGAAAAAAAATTAAAGAAGTTAAGGCCAAAAATTATGTCTTGGTAGAAAAATTGTTCGAGCATGCTTCTTCCAGAGGCATTGGCAATATTTATTTAGCAAAAAAAGAAGAGGAAGTAATTGCCGGCATCATGACCATTCACAGCAAATCCCGTATACATTATATATTCGGAACAACAAGCCCTGCTGCCCGGGAGTCAGGTGCTATGCAATTAATTTTTAACAAATTGATTCAAGACTATGCAGGAACCCCTGTTTTTCTTGATTTTGAAGGCAGTGATATCAAGGGAATTGCACGTTTTTTTGCAAGTTTCGGCGCATTACCTGAATATTACCCGGCAATTTATAAAGAAAGAATGCCACTATGGTTTTCTTTACTATTAAAAGTAAAAAAATGGTTATACTCTCTGAAAGCAACAGCATAG
- the upp gene encoding uracil phosphoribosyltransferase, with protein sequence MVILSESNSIANSFLAEMRSVNTQKDPLRFRRNMERLGEILAYEISKTLSYKVNYITTPLGIAQASEPEAQPVLATVLRAGIPFHQGFLNYFDRAENAFVGSFRNKTDEETFDIKTEYLSSPSLADKVLILTDPMLATGKSMQEAVLHLKKYGEPSSIHIASIIASQEGVAHIQETLPDAHVWAVAVDDTLNAKKYIMPGLGDAGDLAYGSKL encoded by the coding sequence ATGGTTATACTCTCTGAAAGCAACAGCATAGCAAACAGTTTTTTAGCAGAAATGCGCTCTGTAAACACCCAAAAAGACCCTTTAAGATTTAGGAGAAACATGGAGCGTTTGGGGGAAATCCTGGCCTATGAAATATCCAAAACCTTATCTTATAAAGTTAATTATATTACCACTCCATTGGGTATTGCACAAGCCAGTGAGCCAGAAGCACAGCCTGTCCTGGCCACGGTCTTGCGTGCCGGAATCCCTTTTCACCAAGGGTTCTTAAACTATTTTGACCGGGCTGAAAATGCCTTTGTGGGCAGCTTTAGGAATAAAACAGATGAAGAGACTTTTGACATCAAGACGGAATACCTCTCATCCCCTTCCCTTGCCGACAAAGTACTGATTTTAACAGACCCTATGTTGGCGACTGGAAAGTCTATGCAAGAAGCGGTGCTTCATCTAAAAAAATATGGGGAGCCTTCTTCTATCCACATCGCATCAATTATAGCTTCTCAAGAAGGGGTAGCACACATTCAAGAGACACTGCCAGATGCCCATGTATGGGCAGTTGCGGTAGACGACACCCTAAATGCTAAAAAATACATTATGCCAGGCCTGGGCGATGCAGGAGATTTGGCTTATGGTTCAAAACTATAA
- a CDS encoding RidA family protein — translation MSRQIIESSNAPAPIGPYSQAVLAGNTLFVSGQIALDPQSGALVQDDIVKETHQVMNNLKAILEEAEMSFSNVVKCSIFVKDLNNFVTINEAYGEYFTSVPPARETVEVSRLPKDVNVEISCIAVK, via the coding sequence ATGAGCAGACAGATAATAGAAAGCAGCAATGCACCAGCACCTATAGGTCCATATAGCCAGGCAGTACTGGCAGGAAACACACTTTTTGTATCAGGACAGATAGCCCTTGACCCACAGTCAGGAGCATTAGTACAAGACGATATTGTTAAAGAAACCCATCAGGTAATGAACAACCTTAAGGCTATTTTAGAAGAAGCAGAAATGAGCTTTAGCAATGTGGTCAAGTGCAGTATTTTTGTCAAAGACTTAAACAACTTTGTCACGATCAATGAGGCCTACGGTGAATACTTTACCTCAGTGCCTCCTGCACGTGAAACAGTTGAGGTTTCAAGACTACCAAAAGATGTAAACGTGGAAATATCCTGTATTGCAGTAAAATAA